In Heliangelus exortis chromosome Z, bHelExo1.hap1, whole genome shotgun sequence, a genomic segment contains:
- the LOC139789778 gene encoding maternal embryonic leucine zipper kinase-like isoform X2, translating to MRRFSSTTNCTKRLGQENLLIDGDHNLKLIDFGLCAKPKGGLDYHLNTCCGSPAYAAPELIQGKSYIGSEADIWSMGVLLYALLCGFLPFDDDNVVAVYRKIMRGKYSIPKWLSPSSTLLLDQMLQVDPKKRITVKHLLSHPWLMQGYSDAVQWQSKYSLGNLDEDCVAELSVFHRQSRESILELISEWKYDQMSATYLLLHSKKARGRRVRLRAPCQAGPGSTTPSAALGPERGMRCEDTPYCSAAAHVFGSIEFSDAASWAEESPLEEFILNSCKPKQHSGDDAQLDDAEFTLSTPVARKVASKKHENKENVATESALRNQMPFELPAPQTPFATSQIESQVQSTPSQAPAFKESHFTTVTPVKQPTGPTHTDELTAAEVLPERKCHSVDLDLNLAHIDSSQKKRKAKIFGSLERGLDKMITMLTPSKKKRSARDHPRKLKAHCNVTTTQLLNPDQLLNEIMAVLSNKHVEYIQKGYTLKCQTRSDFGKVTMEFELEVCLLSKPEAVGIRRQRLKGDAWVYKRLMEDILLSCQQGLPRAGHEDLTTTV from the exons GGTGGCCTTGATTACCATCTGAACACCTGCTGTGGAAGCCCAGCCTATGCAGCACCAGAGCTGATTCAGGGAAAATCCTATATTGGCTCAGAG GCAGATATTTGGAGCATGGGAGTGTTGCTGTATGCTCTGCTGTGTGGCTTCCTCCCCTTTGATGATGACAATGTCGTGGCTGTCTACAGGAAGATAATG agaggaaaatacaGCATTCCAAAGTGGCTGTCTCCTAGCAGTACACTGCTGCTGGACCAAATGCTGCAG GTGGACCCAAAGAAGAGGATCACAGTTAAGCACCTCTTGAGTCACCCTTGGCTCATGCAAGGTTATTCTGATGCTGTTCAGTGGCAGAGTAAATACTCA CTGGGAAATCTTGATGAAGACTGTGTAGCAGAGCTTTCTGTGTTTCAcagacagagcagggagagTATTTTGGAATTAATATCAGAG TGGAAATATGACCAAATGTCAGCAACCTATCTCTTGCTTCACTCCAAGAAGGCTCGAGGCAGGCGTGTTCGTTTGAGGGCTCCGTGTCAGGCAGGGCCTGGCAGCACAACACCATCAGCAGCACTGGGG CCTGAGAGAGGGATGAGGTGTGAAGATACTCCATactgcagtgcagcagcacaTGTGTTTGGATCCATAGAGTTTTCTGATGCAGCTTCATGGGCTGAAGAATCTCCATTGGAAGAATTTATTCTAAATTCCTGCAAGCCAAAACAG CATTCAGGGGATGACGCTCAACTGGACGATGCAGAATTCACACTGTCAACTCCTGTGGCAAGGAAAGTGGCATCCAAGAAGcatgaaaacaaagagaatgTTGCTACAGAGTCAGCTTTAAGAAATCAAATGCCCTTTGAGCTTCCTGCTCCACAGACTCCTTTTGCCACCAGTCAGATTGAGTCACAAGTACAAAGCACACCCTCCCAGGCCCCTGCCTTCAAAG AGAGCCACTTCACTACAGTCACCCCAGTTAAGCAGCCCACAGGCCCAACACACACAGATGAATTGACAGCAGCTGAGGTTCTTCCTGAAAGAAA GTGTCACTCAGTGGATTTAGATCTCAACCTAGCTCACATTGACAGCAgccagaagaagaggaaagccAAAATATTTGGAAGTCTTGAAAGAGGCTTGGATAAAATGATCACAATGCTTacaccaagcaaaaagaaaagatctgCTAGGGATCATCCAAGGAAACTCAAG GCACACTGTAATGTCACCACCACTCAGCTGCTGAATCCAGACCAGCTGCTGAATGAAATAATGGCTGTTCTTTCAAACAAGCATGTGGAATATATTCAGAAGGG GTACACCCTGAAATGTCAGACCAGGTCTGATTTTGGCAAGGTGACAATGGAGTTTGAGTTGGAAGTCTGTCTCCTCAGCAAGCCTGAGGCCGTGGGCATCCGGAGGCAGCGGCTGAAGGGTGATGCCTGGGTCTACAAGAGGCTGATGGAGGACATCTTACTGAGCTGCCAGCAGGGTCTGCCACGGGCAGGGCATGAGGATTTAACCACAACAGTGTAG